A part of Chlamydia ibidis 10-1398/6 genomic DNA contains:
- a CDS encoding polymorphic outer membrane protein middle domain-containing protein: MKTLRLFLYPIIYVSSFLLSPIVYGKTSSTLPPSIPRDMIDKLFPQLPKYLETEKLLPKNNLHGLTALSSGNLLINRYQNLYCALDYSLKSTITGDSVTLEDNTGYVCFVSNSSPVAGGLISATTNVCIQNNPANQYFIDNKSLRTTVSWQDQSIQAVGGGVIYCDNCQINNNRGSIYFGQNSTSQNGGAILAKTNCTITNNSAPIAFVNNFTTRLLASESNGGAICTDTFDILQNCGPIYFISNQAIDGGACQCSTINIKKNTSNIYFRNNKSSFYKISNNEASGGAIRCSSALNIIDNPGAVYFQDNFASKQGGALSVVNLTIQSSGPVYFTNNHANWGAGIILQNSGTAKLFAEYGDIVFENNSVFTNYTCRNAIHCTPNTTLQLGARKNYCVRFYDPIQHEHTTSIPLAINPNPEHQGIVLFSAAYTSESITDADNLTSKLRNTTNLQRGVLAIEDRAGAAFYKFNQTSGSFVRLGSASSISTIQTFQNQQNLSESIEVEDSPTLLVTPRITSQGCSITINGLALNLPTFLKSSAKPAKIFVTPLNNRGSFIPDTNPTITISGPLTFLNEENESPYDSLDLSHSRTHIPLLYLIDTDKNAARINSHSEETHTESLQTKTIPNYSINISEFDVGAVNHTKHYGHQGVWSPYWHEYTTTQGSTYETANNHYRVLYADWAYVGYIPDPKYRTTLVANTLWKDFYTTVASMRSLPSISECENSSFGDVRGQALGILTRQQSRDSLPGFHANAAGYSASSSIQSEIGHRCAFNFAQIFSNLKNKETDNKVNSKNYVGGVQLRMPWLHGRLITTINSAMSYGSHNMKTLYTENNKQSEGKFYSHSCAGSVNFSLPLQKVRDLTVIPFVEVLALRGVVSSFLESGDYVRQFATDSPLYHISIPMGIFAQICCSNGRLPTTWECELAYQPVGYLKQPKIATTLIVSKGSWIDEGTPISRNTLAIKLGNQTQILKHLSISVNYQGSLSSTTLTNYLKSGAMLHF, encoded by the coding sequence ATGAAAACACTCCGTTTATTTCTTTATCCTATTATCTATGTATCGTCATTTCTGCTTTCTCCAATAGTGTATGGAAAAACTTCTTCTACTCTCCCTCCGTCGATTCCTAGGGATATGATAGACAAATTGTTCCCTCAGCTGCCAAAATATTTAGAAACAGAGAAACTCCTTCCTAAGAACAATCTGCATGGTCTTACTGCATTAAGTAGTGGAAATTTGCTTATTAATCGGTATCAAAACCTTTATTGTGCTCTTGATTATTCCCTAAAAAGCACTATTACTGGCGATAGTGTGACGCTAGAGGACAATACCGGCTATGTGTGCTTCGTTTCTAATTCTTCTCCGGTAGCTGGAGGACTAATCAGTGCAACTACAAATGTATGCATACAAAATAACCCTGCGAACCAATACTTCATCGATAACAAATCCTTAAGAACTACGGTTTCCTGGCAAGATCAAAGTATTCAGGCAGTAGGTGGCGGAGTAATTTATTGCGATAACTGTCAAATTAACAATAATCGAGGATCAATATATTTTGGACAAAACTCCACATCACAAAACGGCGGAGCTATCCTAGCAAAAACTAATTGTACAATCACAAATAATTCCGCTCCAATTGCTTTTGTGAATAATTTCACAACGAGATTATTAGCAAGTGAATCTAATGGTGGAGCAATCTGCACTGACACTTTTGATATATTGCAAAATTGTGGCCCTATCTACTTTATTTCAAACCAAGCGATAGACGGTGGAGCATGCCAATGCAGTACCATCAATATTAAAAAAAATACATCCAATATTTACTTTAGAAATAATAAATCTAGTTTTTATAAAATTTCCAATAACGAAGCATCTGGTGGAGCTATTCGCTGCTCTTCTGCTTTAAATATTATAGACAATCCTGGAGCTGTGTATTTCCAAGATAATTTTGCCTCTAAACAAGGTGGGGCTCTATCCGTCGTTAACTTAACTATTCAGAGTAGTGGGCCAGTATATTTTACAAATAACCATGCTAATTGGGGAGCGGGTATCATTCTTCAAAACAGTGGTACAGCGAAGCTTTTTGCCGAATACGGAGATATTGTTTTTGAGAATAATAGCGTATTTACTAATTACACTTGCCGCAACGCTATTCATTGTACACCAAACACTACTTTACAACTTGGCGCAAGGAAGAACTATTGCGTAAGATTCTACGATCCTATCCAACATGAACATACTACGAGTATTCCCCTCGCTATTAACCCAAATCCCGAACATCAAGGTATAGTCCTATTTTCGGCAGCGTACACCTCTGAAAGTATCACGGATGCCGACAACTTGACGTCTAAACTAAGAAATACGACGAATCTTCAACGTGGAGTATTAGCTATTGAAGACAGAGCAGGAGCGGCTTTCTATAAATTCAATCAAACCTCAGGTAGTTTCGTACGTTTAGGCAGCGCAAGCAGCATATCAACAATCCAAACATTCCAAAATCAACAAAACCTATCGGAATCTATAGAAGTAGAAGACAGTCCTACACTCCTTGTTACTCCAAGAATAACTAGTCAAGGTTGCAGCATCACAATTAATGGTCTCGCATTAAACTTACCTACATTCCTAAAATCCAGTGCAAAACCAGCAAAAATCTTTGTTACACCCTTGAATAATAGAGGCTCCTTCATCCCCGATACTAATCCAACAATTACTATTTCAGGACCATTGACCTTCTTAAATGAAGAAAATGAATCTCCGTATGACTCCTTAGATCTGTCGCATAGCAGAACCCATATTCCTCTTCTTTACCTTATAGACACGGACAAAAATGCTGCACGAATAAATAGTCATAGTGAAGAAACTCATACTGAAAGTCTGCAAACTAAAACTATACCTAATTATAGTATCAATATCAGTGAATTTGATGTTGGTGCAGTTAACCATACCAAACATTACGGCCATCAGGGTGTATGGTCACCTTATTGGCATGAGTATACAACAACACAAGGATCTACATACGAAACGGCAAATAACCACTACAGAGTACTCTATGCTGATTGGGCATATGTTGGTTATATTCCCGATCCGAAATACAGAACTACACTAGTTGCTAATACCTTATGGAAAGATTTCTATACTACTGTGGCTAGTATGCGTTCTCTTCCTTCTATTTCGGAATGTGAAAATTCTTCTTTTGGAGATGTCAGGGGTCAAGCTTTAGGCATCCTCACAAGACAGCAAAGTAGGGACTCTCTACCAGGGTTTCATGCAAACGCCGCAGGATACTCCGCCAGTTCCTCTATACAATCGGAAATCGGTCATCGCTGTGCTTTCAACTTTGCTCAAATATTCTCCAACTTAAAAAATAAAGAGACCGACAACAAAGTCAATTCTAAAAACTATGTGGGTGGTGTTCAGCTCCGGATGCCATGGCTACATGGTAGACTCATTACTACCATTAATAGTGCTATGAGCTATGGTTCTCATAATATGAAAACCCTATACACTGAAAACAATAAACAATCTGAAGGTAAATTTTATAGTCATAGTTGTGCTGGATCTGTTAACTTTTCTTTACCTTTACAAAAGGTTCGTGATCTCACTGTCATACCTTTTGTAGAAGTACTAGCACTACGAGGAGTTGTTTCTTCGTTCTTAGAATCTGGAGATTACGTAAGACAATTTGCAACTGATAGCCCTTTGTACCACATTTCTATACCTATGGGTATCTTTGCTCAAATTTGCTGTAGTAATGGTAGATTACCGACAACCTGGGAATGTGAACTTGCCTATCAACCTGTTGGTTATTTAAAACAGCCTAAAATAGCAACAACACTGATTGTTAGTAAAGGATCATGGATAGATGAGGGTACCCCAATATCACGAAATACTTTAGCAATAAAGCTAGGAAATCAAACCCAAATTCTTAAACACTTGAGTATATCTGTGAATTATCAAGGAAGTCTATCATCGACAACCCTAACTAACTACTTAAAATCTGGTGCTATGCTGCATTTTTAA
- a CDS encoding Pmp family polymorphic membrane protein autotransporter adhesin: protein MFPYFRSFTVCTIASILGYCSCSLSKESSRSSELLDFDNIPTISTWLYIDYLEKAYLQGRSYTDINGLLDQSNGNVDICGKKYFIAKNYYKYNNGGAILCDNVTIDKISGPIIFNSNSCRESGGAIHAYSNSGGRCTISNNDHLCCFFNNYINTPEWFSSFNGAKGGAICCRDLIISNNKGICAFLSNFGLRTGGAIFALRNVEITGNSGPIILQNNKLLTRISYATRSGFVKLDPESIDTRTSNGVLKTETVSNSLHVLENPKNLSSSPDDIGSLTPSPRVNNPGNSTPPDLAEINYGGAIAASSCTISNNKHLVKFAENDAGMGGAISCWTLNITSNTGLIVFENNSGFLYEYAQFANQKGDFGGGAILAATANITNNHAGIIFKNNNCKRNGGAICARDIVIKENGPMFFLNNGGLYGGALFARKLASPYTSSITLYADYGDIIFNNNYAYAGTSSYRNSIHSATNMYIKIGAREGRKIVFYDPIENGHQTQSGRQVELNPETFQTGTIVFSSYTVPEHAELANFFTEICNPAILSHGVLAVEDKAILGLYNFSQQANTCVRLGNSGVIRTTNKAIEVSENTPANINITNLGLHLPSLLKPDAKPAKIWVYPSVSDNTASEDTNPTITISGSLQFLNDENTDPYDSIDLSKPLKSIPLLYLCDNSTSKITTTNLDINTINNGNHYGYQGIWSPYWHEYMTSGGTTINTANKRHKFLYVDWMPKTYVVNPLYRGEFVANSLWQNSYTMLLGLKTLPYSETTGAIANITGGGATLLANQKNVNGRKGFRMHSAGYFAKAGSASTTGHGFALAFAQLSSRAKEKESNHRLHYSSYFCGTHIRMPWLHERLLTTMSLAYAYGNNLLKNSYSNDQKSSGNFHSSTLGSEIAFFLSPGIFKPNITLHPFIKLYAIGATQSKIEEIGDLTRKFSTLSPLIYMNLPIGLYGQVTRHTHLPSSWKCQLAYMPNVYLHKPKVEGIRNVSNGSWITNGTEINRHTISVELSNTTSLFSHMDMFINYHGNWSKTTLSQYLNVGSTIRF, encoded by the coding sequence ATGTTTCCCTATTTCCGTTCTTTTACAGTTTGCACTATTGCCAGTATTCTAGGATATTGCTCTTGCTCTTTATCCAAAGAGTCCTCGCGCTCCTCAGAATTACTGGACTTCGATAACATACCCACAATCTCCACATGGTTATATATAGATTATCTTGAGAAAGCCTATCTACAAGGCAGAAGCTATACAGATATTAACGGATTGCTGGATCAATCTAACGGGAATGTAGATATCTGTGGAAAAAAATATTTTATAGCCAAAAATTACTATAAGTACAACAACGGCGGGGCTATTCTCTGTGACAACGTTACTATTGATAAGATATCTGGCCCTATAATATTTAATAGCAATAGCTGTAGAGAAAGCGGTGGGGCAATTCACGCCTATAGTAACTCGGGCGGGCGGTGTACCATCAGCAATAATGATCACCTTTGCTGCTTTTTTAATAACTATATCAATACTCCAGAATGGTTCTCAAGTTTTAATGGAGCAAAAGGCGGAGCCATTTGTTGCAGAGACTTAATAATATCCAACAACAAAGGAATCTGTGCTTTCCTCTCCAATTTCGGTTTACGCACCGGTGGAGCTATCTTCGCTCTAAGAAATGTAGAAATTACAGGAAATTCTGGCCCAATTATCCTACAAAATAACAAACTTCTTACTAGAATAAGTTATGCCACCAGATCTGGATTTGTAAAACTAGATCCAGAATCCATTGATACAAGAACATCAAACGGTGTACTAAAAACAGAAACTGTATCAAACTCCCTCCACGTGTTAGAAAATCCTAAGAATCTGTCTTCTTCTCCTGACGATATAGGTAGTCTCACTCCTTCTCCTAGAGTCAATAATCCAGGAAATTCCACTCCTCCAGATCTAGCAGAAATAAACTATGGAGGAGCAATAGCAGCAAGCTCATGTACAATTTCTAACAATAAACACCTAGTTAAATTTGCAGAAAATGATGCAGGAATGGGAGGAGCGATTTCCTGCTGGACATTAAATATTACATCCAATACCGGACTAATTGTCTTCGAGAACAACTCAGGTTTTTTGTATGAATACGCTCAATTCGCAAATCAGAAGGGTGATTTCGGCGGAGGAGCTATTCTTGCTGCTACAGCAAATATAACAAACAATCATGCAGGAATAATTTTTAAAAACAATAACTGTAAACGTAATGGCGGGGCAATTTGTGCACGAGATATCGTTATTAAAGAAAACGGCCCCATGTTTTTCTTAAACAATGGAGGTCTATACGGAGGGGCTCTTTTTGCCAGAAAACTAGCATCCCCATACACATCGTCGATCACGCTTTATGCAGATTATGGGGATATCATCTTTAATAACAATTATGCCTATGCAGGAACTAGCTCCTATAGGAACTCTATACATAGCGCCACTAACATGTACATTAAAATAGGGGCTCGAGAAGGAAGGAAAATTGTATTTTATGATCCTATAGAAAACGGGCATCAAACACAGTCAGGACGTCAAGTGGAGTTAAACCCAGAGACCTTCCAAACAGGAACTATTGTATTCTCTTCCTACACCGTCCCTGAGCATGCTGAGCTTGCTAATTTTTTTACAGAAATATGCAATCCAGCGATATTATCTCATGGAGTTTTAGCTGTTGAAGATAAAGCTATACTGGGATTATACAACTTCTCACAGCAAGCCAATACCTGCGTCCGTTTAGGAAATTCTGGCGTCATTCGCACAACAAATAAAGCAATAGAAGTCAGCGAAAATACACCAGCCAATATAAATATTACTAATTTAGGATTACATCTTCCTTCTCTTCTAAAACCCGATGCTAAACCAGCAAAAATTTGGGTATATCCTTCAGTGAGTGATAATACAGCTTCTGAAGATACTAATCCTACAATTACTATTTCCGGGTCTTTACAATTCCTAAACGACGAAAATACAGATCCTTATGATAGTATAGATCTATCTAAACCGCTAAAATCTATTCCCTTGTTATACCTATGCGATAACAGCACATCGAAAATCACTACCACAAATCTGGACATTAACACCATAAATAATGGGAATCATTATGGCTACCAAGGCATCTGGTCACCCTATTGGCATGAATATATGACCTCTGGGGGGACTACTATAAATACGGCTAATAAACGCCACAAGTTTCTCTATGTTGATTGGATGCCAAAAACATATGTTGTTAACCCCTTATATCGAGGAGAATTTGTAGCCAACTCCTTGTGGCAAAACAGTTATACTATGCTCTTAGGGTTAAAAACACTGCCCTATTCAGAAACAACCGGAGCAATAGCAAATATCACAGGTGGAGGAGCTACCTTATTAGCAAACCAAAAAAATGTTAATGGCCGTAAAGGTTTCCGGATGCACTCTGCCGGATATTTTGCAAAAGCCGGTTCTGCATCTACCACTGGTCATGGTTTTGCTCTAGCGTTTGCACAACTATCCTCGCGGGCTAAAGAAAAAGAATCCAACCACAGATTACATTACTCTTCTTATTTCTGTGGAACACATATTCGCATGCCCTGGCTTCATGAGCGTCTACTGACCACTATGTCCCTAGCATACGCTTACGGAAATAACCTATTGAAGAATTCTTACAGCAATGACCAGAAGTCTTCCGGTAATTTCCATAGTTCTACTCTGGGTTCTGAGATAGCGTTCTTTTTGTCTCCAGGAATCTTTAAGCCAAATATTACTTTACATCCATTTATAAAGCTCTATGCAATAGGCGCTACACAGTCAAAAATCGAAGAGATTGGTGACCTTACAAGAAAATTCTCCACACTATCTCCTCTAATTTATATGAATCTCCCGATAGGTCTATATGGACAAGTGACTAGACATACTCACCTCCCCTCTTCATGGAAGTGCCAACTAGCTTATATGCCTAACGTATACTTACATAAACCCAAAGTGGAAGGAATAAGAAACGTTAGCAATGGTTCTTGGATCACAAATGGAACCGAAATAAACCGACATACCATCTCTGTAGAACTAAGCAATACGACATCTCTGTTTAGCCATATGGACATGTTTATTAACTACCATGGGAATTGGTCCAAAACGACATTGAGTCAATACCTAAATGTAGGAAGCACTATAAGATTCTAG
- a CDS encoding autotransporter beta-domain protein: MGSKLTKYFIALSSFLFTNFHTAQAEEAAVQISAEEIIRKEEQAVATSDLYAYALAQSGDIVQTTLYPTFPSAQSLSIHLCGFSGTAAGSAFYKQSKDSELNTQYATLSSGAIFNLDYTSCDWYSLGITAAEQVAKHKDDVSSIFSKHYIVGINGNVSLFHGRFIVAADTAYSLNKIDLPAVSSLPIEPRNILSDENTNGDQDAKLVVPAKKKVTPSKNSHTLNTGLAFYFPIQICENLNIAPFISARAQTTSEKVTTDVANYTPNTSVAYPSGFQISYSILEICVPSLWEAEASIAPVVRANAYTKDAKISSYIADAALLKLSIKNEMLWSESVASKVSYRCDISGKSQAHCAQAELKYLF, encoded by the coding sequence ATGGGATCCAAATTAACTAAATACTTTATAGCACTTTCTTCTTTTTTATTCACAAATTTTCATACTGCTCAGGCTGAAGAAGCTGCAGTACAAATAAGTGCAGAAGAAATCATCCGAAAAGAAGAGCAAGCCGTAGCCACTAGTGACCTATATGCTTATGCTTTAGCCCAATCGGGCGACATTGTCCAGACTACTTTGTATCCCACATTTCCTTCTGCTCAAAGCTTGTCGATCCACCTCTGTGGCTTCTCAGGAACAGCAGCAGGCTCTGCGTTTTATAAGCAATCTAAGGATTCTGAATTAAATACCCAATATGCAACATTAAGCAGCGGGGCAATTTTCAATCTAGATTATACTTCCTGTGATTGGTACAGCTTAGGAATAACTGCTGCAGAACAAGTTGCTAAGCATAAAGATGATGTATCTTCTATTTTCTCTAAGCACTATATAGTCGGAATCAATGGAAACGTTTCTCTATTCCATGGTAGATTTATCGTTGCTGCTGATACAGCCTACTCTTTGAATAAGATTGATCTTCCCGCAGTTTCTTCTCTTCCCATTGAACCCAGAAATATTCTCTCTGATGAAAATACTAACGGGGACCAAGATGCAAAGTTAGTTGTACCTGCGAAGAAAAAAGTTACCCCTTCTAAAAACAGCCATACTTTAAATACGGGATTAGCTTTCTACTTCCCTATACAAATTTGTGAAAACTTGAATATCGCTCCATTTATTTCTGCTAGAGCACAAACAACCAGCGAAAAAGTAACTACTGACGTCGCTAACTATACACCCAATACCTCTGTAGCCTATCCTTCTGGGTTCCAAATTTCTTACAGTATACTAGAAATTTGTGTTCCTTCTTTGTGGGAAGCAGAAGCCAGTATTGCTCCGGTTGTTCGGGCTAATGCTTATACAAAAGATGCTAAAATTAGCTCTTACATAGCTGATGCAGCATTATTAAAATTAAGTATTAAAAACGAAATGCTTTGGTCAGAATCTGTCGCATCGAAAGTAAGTTATCGTTGTGATATTTCTGGCAAATCCCAAGCACATTGTGCACAAGCAGAGTTAAAATATCTCTTCTAA
- a CDS encoding polymorphic outer membrane protein middle domain-containing protein — MRNLFSSAYSKPLVYLCLGYGLGSSFCFGAFPGVNISKTDEALWSSTDTSIFFLSDNTTLLSPNISAGSTLFKSSSSEINFLGRGFSLTINPTDGAMSLISTPSSGTNQLNICGFRSLSISGSQTTTSPVSAVGNIMFSDNSSVMFSGNSSKAHSALTAALHTGSKESAATLQSDGGAVQSTGTLGICNNKNVCFSSNFSTNKGGAISSGSSVIEGNRRSVKFQGNFSADCGGALYSSGSCNIINNIGIVTFTNNTAASTESVAVLATEPTPMHSGGAISCNALTIEGNKGPVIFQSNQSSGSGGAVHATTNLTVQNNGPVSFLNNQSAQSGAISVGTPTAKTVKLNGTSPATSTITLFADYGNIVFDGNVIVSNGTGKEKKSPVVTPERSAFLTTNGTSVQVGARKGYKVSFYDPFTHGSTTQTLTINPNPEHQGTVLLSAANLDWTQYLVKKSSPSPSDMTTTCSGPAELCRGILCIRDGAIFSATKFTQSGGTVLLGNGGKITTTIPAATSPSELNAETNPQIALTCLGIDIDSLTQSLGVPTIEVTQAPAEAAAAALAEKTGTAKAITITSLQLLNSDGNSPYEESPLLAKSFTDMTLLNLTEPTASSPGVGGLAPGVGGALPHTKHSDSENQKLSPVYMQGGTSLQSVSVTLTNIDTSGLSANSLNSQQHYGYQGTWTTEIAESTSGADGARAGGNTKILKASWTPTHYVVNPENTGYIVPNILSQTAFETKAFLSSMDSMFGKGGGKSSGRKIDGQVSGLFIHHGKSKDPKGYHSKTLRYVIGESLEQFNDLTLNFSQTFGHTYENCSQNKVMSHGYLVGLHLRLPRVHQSMHTKGALSYGYFTHHMTSLYPTLLGSSEGRFHGTSWGASMSFYFTGQLPVYFFHSFTHMSPFVQIVGLRSSQPIFEETGDHRRKFKVNKRLYHVAIPVGIEGQNTWHFLKNPAITEARIAYHPVVLKKSIEAQGIMLSNQGSWSVKGAHLTRHAVSVSVKTLTSLSKHLQIAAEYQGEFSNLLRYQNVQLNTKLVF, encoded by the coding sequence ATGCGCAACTTATTTTCTTCCGCGTATTCTAAACCCCTTGTTTACCTATGCCTAGGTTACGGTTTGGGAAGTTCTTTTTGTTTCGGAGCGTTTCCAGGAGTAAACATTTCGAAAACAGACGAAGCTCTTTGGTCTTCTACAGATACATCGATTTTCTTCTTATCTGACAATACCACATTGCTATCCCCAAATATCTCCGCAGGCTCCACATTATTCAAATCTTCATCTTCGGAAATTAATTTTTTAGGTAGAGGGTTTTCCTTAACGATTAATCCCACCGATGGAGCTATGAGTTTAATTAGCACACCATCCTCCGGAACTAACCAACTCAATATATGCGGATTTCGTAGTTTATCTATATCAGGTTCTCAAACGACAACCTCTCCAGTATCTGCAGTAGGAAATATTATGTTCTCAGACAATTCTTCTGTAATGTTTTCTGGGAACTCCTCTAAAGCACACTCGGCACTAACTGCTGCCTTACATACTGGAAGTAAGGAGTCCGCAGCAACCTTACAATCCGATGGTGGCGCTGTACAATCTACAGGAACTTTAGGAATTTGCAATAATAAGAACGTTTGCTTCTCCTCAAACTTCTCTACGAATAAGGGAGGGGCGATATCCTCAGGCTCTTCTGTTATAGAAGGCAACCGCAGATCTGTAAAATTCCAGGGGAACTTCTCTGCAGACTGTGGAGGTGCTCTTTACTCTTCTGGATCTTGCAATATTATAAATAATATCGGAATAGTAACTTTTACAAATAACACAGCAGCATCTACAGAATCTGTAGCTGTGCTTGCCACCGAACCTACTCCTATGCACTCGGGAGGAGCTATTTCTTGTAATGCTCTAACTATCGAGGGTAATAAAGGTCCCGTAATCTTCCAAAGCAACCAATCTTCGGGTAGCGGCGGAGCTGTACATGCTACAACAAATCTAACTGTTCAAAATAACGGTCCGGTAAGCTTCTTAAATAACCAAAGTGCTCAGTCTGGAGCCATTAGTGTAGGCACACCAACTGCAAAAACAGTTAAATTAAATGGTACTAGCCCTGCAACGTCAACCATCACCCTATTTGCTGACTATGGTAATATCGTGTTCGATGGGAACGTCATTGTGTCCAATGGTACAGGGAAAGAAAAGAAATCTCCTGTAGTAACACCAGAAAGATCTGCATTTTTAACCACTAATGGTACTTCGGTACAAGTTGGCGCAAGAAAAGGGTATAAAGTAAGTTTTTATGACCCCTTTACTCATGGATCAACAACTCAAACATTAACAATTAATCCAAATCCTGAACATCAAGGTACCGTTTTACTGTCTGCAGCTAATCTTGACTGGACACAGTATTTAGTAAAAAAATCTTCTCCTTCCCCTAGCGATATGACAACTACATGTTCGGGACCTGCGGAATTATGTAGAGGAATTTTATGTATCCGAGACGGAGCTATTTTCTCAGCTACAAAATTCACACAGTCTGGAGGAACAGTTCTCTTAGGTAATGGAGGAAAAATCACTACAACAATACCCGCTGCTACTTCCCCCTCAGAGCTAAACGCAGAAACCAATCCGCAGATAGCCCTTACCTGTTTAGGGATTGATATTGATAGTCTGACACAATCACTTGGAGTTCCGACTATTGAGGTAACACAAGCACCAGCGGAAGCAGCGGCGGCGGCTCTTGCAGAAAAAACTGGAACAGCAAAAGCTATCACAATTACAAGCTTGCAGCTCCTTAATAGTGACGGAAATTCTCCCTATGAGGAGAGTCCTTTATTAGCCAAAAGCTTTACTGACATGACCCTACTGAATCTTACGGAACCCACTGCTAGTTCTCCTGGTGTTGGAGGATTAGCACCAGGAGTTGGAGGTGCTCTACCACATACCAAACATAGTGATTCAGAAAACCAAAAACTGTCTCCTGTCTACATGCAAGGAGGCACTTCTCTGCAATCTGTCTCTGTTACTCTCACCAACATAGACACTTCTGGATTAAGTGCTAATAGTTTAAATAGCCAACAACACTATGGCTATCAAGGAACCTGGACAACAGAGATTGCTGAATCTACTAGTGGAGCGGATGGAGCAAGAGCTGGAGGAAATACAAAAATACTCAAGGCTTCTTGGACACCTACCCATTATGTTGTTAACCCAGAAAATACTGGATACATAGTACCTAATATCCTCTCTCAAACAGCTTTTGAAACAAAAGCCTTTTTATCCAGTATGGATTCTATGTTTGGGAAAGGAGGAGGGAAATCTTCCGGAAGGAAGATTGATGGACAAGTCTCTGGCTTGTTCATCCACCACGGGAAATCTAAAGATCCTAAGGGATACCATAGCAAAACATTACGCTATGTTATTGGTGAGTCTTTGGAGCAATTCAATGATCTTACATTAAACTTCTCTCAGACATTTGGACATACTTACGAAAATTGTTCGCAGAATAAAGTTATGTCCCATGGGTATCTTGTCGGCCTACACTTACGTCTACCCCGTGTGCATCAATCTATGCACACCAAAGGTGCTCTGTCTTATGGGTACTTTACTCATCATATGACGTCGTTATATCCTACCTTGCTAGGATCTTCGGAAGGACGCTTCCACGGAACTTCCTGGGGAGCATCCATGTCCTTCTACTTTACAGGACAATTACCTGTGTATTTCTTCCATTCCTTTACACATATGTCTCCTTTCGTTCAAATTGTCGGGCTAAGGTCTTCGCAACCTATATTTGAAGAAACAGGAGATCATCGCCGCAAGTTTAAAGTGAATAAACGCTTATACCATGTGGCAATACCTGTAGGAATAGAGGGACAAAATACATGGCATTTCCTAAAGAATCCTGCGATTACCGAAGCTCGTATTGCTTATCATCCTGTTGTTTTGAAAAAATCAATAGAGGCTCAGGGAATTATGTTGTCTAACCAAGGTAGTTGGTCTGTGAAAGGAGCACATCTTACAAGACACGCAGTTTCTGTAAGCGTGAAAACACTTACTTCATTATCAAAACATTTGCAAATAGCTGCGGAATACCAAGGAGAGTTTTCTAACCTATTGAGATATCAAAACGTCCAGCTAAATACGAAGCTTGTTTTCTAA